A single Phragmites australis chromosome 4, lpPhrAust1.1, whole genome shotgun sequence DNA region contains:
- the LOC133915602 gene encoding DNA-directed RNA polymerase I subunit RPA12-like — MAFWQARDFLFCGVCGTLLTFDTVRSASCPLCGFKRKAKEIEGKETRYTITAEDIRRELKIEPFVILESAPKEDGFVQRAVANESCPKCSNPQLEYYTKQLRSADEGQTVFYECPECRHKFSVNT; from the exons ATGGCGTTCTGGCAGGCGCGCGATTTCCTCTTCTGCGGCGTGTGCGGCACCCTCCTTACCTTCGACACCGTCCGCTCCGCCTCCTGCCCTCTCTGCGGCTTCAAGCGCAAGGCCAAAG AGATTGAAGGGAAGGAAACACGGTACACCATCACCGCCGAG GATATTCGAAGGGAGTTAAAGATTGAACCATTTGTGATTCTTGAATCAGCACCAAAGGAAGACGGATTTGTGCAAAGAGCTGTG GCAAATGAATCCTGTCCAAAGTGCTCCAATCCTCAGCTGGAATATTACACTAAGCAG CTGCGTTCAGCAGACGAGGGACAGACGGTGTTCTACGAGTGTCCAGAGTGTAGGCACAAGTTTTCGGTCAACACCTGA